The following DNA comes from Phytohabitans rumicis.
CCCGTCCACCACCTCCGCCCGGCGGCCCTCGTCCGGCGCGGCATCTGCCAGGTGATGGAGGGGCGGCGGATCTTCGCGGAGCTGACCGTCGAGGAGAACCTCCGCATCGGCGGCCACACCAGCCCGCGGACCATCAAGGCGCGCATGGAGGACGTCCTGACGCTCTTCCCGGTCCTGGCCGAGCGCCGGCGGCGCACCGCCGGCTACCTGTCCGGCGGCGAGCAGCAGATGCTCGCGATGGGCCGCGCGCTCATGGCCGAGCCCCGCTATCTGCTGCTCGACGAGCCCAGCCTCGGCCTGGCGCCGCGCCTGGTGGAGCAGGTGCGCGGGCTCATCGTCGAGATCAACAAGCGGGGCACCGGCGTCCTGCTGGTCGAGCAGAACGCCACCATGGCGCTGTCCATCGCGGCGCACGGCTACGTCCTGGAGACCGGCAAGGTGGTCCTCGACAAGCCGGCCGACCAGCTGCTGGCCGACGAGGACATCCGGGAGTTCTACCTCGGACTCACCCGGGAGAGCTTTCGCGACGTCAAACACTACAAGCGGCGGAAGCGGTGGCTCTCGTGACGATTCTGGAGTGCCACGACCTGCGGCTCGGCTTCGCCGGCGTCAAGGCCATCGACGGGGTGAGCTTCAGCGTCGGGCGCCGGGAGCTCTTCGCCATCATCGGGCCCAACGGCGCCGGCAAGACCTCCATCTTCAACGTGCTCTCCGGCGTGTACCGCCCGCAGTCCGGCCGCGTCGTCTTCGACGGCACCGACATCGCCGGCAAGCGGCCGCACGCCATCGCCGCCCAGGGCATGGCCCGCACGTTCCAGA
Coding sequences within:
- a CDS encoding ABC transporter ATP-binding protein → MLQVQNLEVVYDDVMLVLRGVSVAVPPGGIVALLGANGAGKTTLLRAITGLLDVHDGEVTKGSVTLDGEPVHHLRPAALVRRGICQVMEGRRIFAELTVEENLRIGGHTSPRTIKARMEDVLTLFPVLAERRRRTAGYLSGGEQQMLAMGRALMAEPRYLLLDEPSLGLAPRLVEQVRGLIVEINKRGTGVLLVEQNATMALSIAAHGYVLETGKVVLDKPADQLLADEDIREFYLGLTRESFRDVKHYKRRKRWLS